The following coding sequences lie in one Arabidopsis thaliana chromosome 3, partial sequence genomic window:
- a CDS encoding ferric reductase-like transmembrane component family protein (ferric reductase-like transmembrane component family protein; FUNCTIONS IN: in 8 functions; INVOLVED IN: oxidation reduction; LOCATED IN: membrane; EXPRESSED IN: male gametophyte, flower, pollen tube, leaf; EXPRESSED DURING: L mature pollen stage, M germinated pollen stage, 4 anthesis; CONTAINS InterPro DOMAIN/s: Ferredoxin reductase-type FAD-binding domain (InterPro:IPR017927), Cytochrome b245, heavy chain (InterPro:IPR000778), EF-Hand 1, calcium-binding site (InterPro:IPR018247), EF-hand-like domain (InterPro:IPR011992), Ferric reductase-like transmembrane component, N-terminal (InterPro:IPR013130), NADPH oxidase Respiratory burst (InterPro:IPR013623), Ferric reductase, NAD binding (InterPro:IPR013121), EF-HAND 2 (InterPro:IPR018249), FAD-binding 8 (InterPro:IPR013112), Riboflavin synthase-like beta-barrel (InterPro:IPR017938); BEST Arabidopsis thaliana protein match is: ferric reductase-like transmembrane component family protein (TAIR:AT5G60010.1); Has 1893 Blast hits to 1761 proteins in 285 species: Archae - 4; Bacteria - 168; Metazoa - 708; Fungi - 301; Plants - 526; Viruses - 0; Other Eukaryotes - 186 (source: NCBI BLink).), translating into MKNNKKVGTEDSTKWMLESVEIDPKGDSSVKQPESTINSNNPESSGAGGGILKNVSKNLAVGSIIRSMSVNKWRKSGNLGSPSTRKSGNLGPPLPVSQVKRPGPQRVERTTSSAARGLQSLRFLDRTVTGRERDSWRSIENRFNQFAVDGRLPKDKFGVCIGMGDTLEFAAKVYEALGRRRQIKTENGIDKEQLKLFWEDMIKKDLDCRLQIFFDMCDKDGDGKLTEEEVKEVIVLSASANRLVNLKKNAASYASLIMEELDPNEQGYIEMWQLEVLLTGIVSNADSHKVVRKSQQLTRAMIPKRYRTPTSKYVVVTAELMYEHWKKIWVVTLWLAVNVVLFMWKYEEFTTSPLYNITGRCLCAAKGTAEILKLNMALILVPVLRRTLTFLRSTFLNHLIPFDDNINFHKLIAVAIAVISLLHTALHMLCNYPRLSSCPYNFYSDYAGNLLGAKQPTYLGLMLTPVSVTGVLMIIFMGISFTLAMHYFRRNIVKLPIPFNRLAGFNSFWYAHHLLVIAYALLIIHGYILIIEKPWYQKTTWMYVAIPMVLYASERLFSRVQEHNHRVHIIKAIVYSGNVLALYMTKPQGFKYKSGMYMFVKCPDISKFEWHPFSITSAPGDEYLSVHIRALGDWTSELRNRFAETCEPHQKSKPSPNDLIRMETRARGANPHVEESQALFPRIFIKGPYGAPAQSYQKFDILLLIGLGIGATPFISILKDMLNNLKPGIPKTGQKYEGSVGGESLGGSSVYGGSSVNGGGSVNGGGSVSGGGRKFPQRAYFYWVTREQASFEWFKGVMDDIAVYDKTNVIEMHNYLTSMYEAGDARSALIAMVQKLQHAKNGVDIVSESRIRTHFARPNWRKVFSELSNKHETSRIGVFYCGSPTLVRPLKSLCQEFSLESSTRFTFHKENF; encoded by the exons atgaaaaacaacaaaaaggttGGGACCGAAGATTCAACGAAATGGATGCTAGAGAGCGTCGAGATAGATCCAAAAGGCGATAGTTCTGTGAAACAACCCGAAAGCACAATCAATAGCAATAATCCTGAGAGTAGTGGTGCTGGTGGTGGGATCTTGAAGAATGTGTCTAAGAATCTCGCCGTGGGATCAATAATCAGGTCCATGAGCGTAAACAAATGGAGAAAGAGCGGTAATCTCGGGTCCCCGAGCACGAGGAAGAGTGGAAACCTGGGGCCTCCACTCCCTGTGTCCCAAGTAAAAAGACCGGGGCCACAAAGAGTCGAGAGGACTACATCTAGCGCGGCTAGAGGACTACAAAGTCTCCGGTTCCTTGATCGGACCGTCACGGGAAGAGAACGAGATTCGTGGAGATCAATCGAAAACCGGTTCAATCAATTTGCTGTTGACGGGAGGCTTCCCAAGGATAAATTCGGCGTTTGCATTG GAATGGGAGATACATTGGAGTTTGCGGCAAAAGTATACGAAGCATTGGGTAGgagaagacaaataaaaacagaaaatgggATTGACAAGGAACAACTCAAGCTTTTTTGGGAAGACATGATCAAGAAGGATCTCGACTGTCGCCTCCAAATCTTCTTCGACAT gtGTGATAAGGACGGAGACGGGAAGTTAACAGAAGAGGAGGTTAAAGAAGTCATAGTCTTAAGTGCATCCGCGAACAGGCTCgtgaatctgaagaagaatgCTGCGTCTTATGCTTCTTTGATCATGGAAGAGCTCGACCCCAATGAGCAGGGTTACATTGAG ATGTGGCAACTCGAGGTGCTACTAACAGGAATTGTATCAAACGCCGACTCACATAAGGTCGTGAGGAAATCGCAACAGCTAACGCGAGCCATGATCCCAAAACGTTACAGAACACCGACTAGTAAATACGTTGTAGTGACCGCAGAGCTAATGTACGAGCACTGGAAGAAGATTTGGGTCGTCACATTGTGGCTCGCAGTAAACGTCGTCCTCTTCATGTGGAAATACGAAGAGTTCACCACAAGCCCTCTTTACAACATCACTGGACGCTGCCTTTGCGCCGCTAAAGGAACGGCAGAAATACTAAAACTCAACATGGCTTTGATTTTGGTCCCTGTTTTAAGAAGAACCCTAACGTTCCTCAGATCGACTTTCTTGAACCACTTGATCCCATTCGACGATAACATCAACTTCCATAAGTTGATAGCCGTGGCGATAGCAGTTATTTCCTTGCTTCACACGGCATTACACATGCTATGCAACTACCCTAGGCTAAGTTCTTGCCCCTACAATTTCTACTCCGACTATGCGGGGAATCTCTTGGGAGCCAAGCAACCGACCTATTTAGGCCTAATGCTGACCCCGGTTTCGGTCACAGGAGTTCTAATGATCATCTTCATGGGTATCTCATTCACCCTTGCTATGCATTACTTCAGAAGAAACATAGTGAAATTGCCTATACCATTTAACCGTCTTGCTGGATTTAATTCGTTTTGGTATGCTCATCATTTGCTGGTTATTGCCTACGCTCTTCTTATCATCCATGGTTACATTCTTATCATCGAGAAACCTTGGTACCAAAAGACG ACGTGGATGTACGTGGCCATACCAATGGTGTTGTACGCGAGCGAGAGGCTTTTCTCACGAGTTCAAGAACACAACCATCGTGTCCACATTATCAAA GCTATTGTATATTCAGGCAATGTTCTTGCACTCTATATGACCAAACCTCAAGGGTTCAAGTACAAAAGTGGCATGTACATGTTTGTCAAGTGCCCTGATATCTCCAAATTCGAATG GCATCCATTCTCCATCACTTCTGCACCCGGAGATGAATATTTGAGCGTTCACATAAGAGCATTAGGAGATTGGACTTCTGAACTTAGGAACAGATTTGCAGAg ACATGTGAGCCTCATCAAAAATCGAAACCTAGTCCAAATGATCTTATTAGGATGGAAACAAGAGCGAGAGGTGCAAATCCTCATGTTGAAGAATCCCAAGCCTT ATTTCCAAGAATATTTATCAAAGGACCATATGGGGCTCCGGCACAAAGCTATCAGAAGTTTGATATCCTTTTGTTGATTGGGCTAGGGATCGGGGCAACCCCATTTATAAGTATCCTAAAAGATATGTTGAATAATCTCAAACCTGGTATTCCAAAAACC GGGCAAAAGTATGAAGGAAGTGTAGGAGGTGAGAGCTTAGGAGGATCAAGTGTATATGGAGGATCGAGTGTAAATGGAGGAGGTAGTGTAAATGGAGGAGGTAGTGTAAGTGGAGGAGGTAGAAAGTTTCCACAAAGAGCATATTTTTATTGGGTGACAAGAGAACAAGCTTCTTTCGAATGGTTCAAAGGAGTTATGGATGATATTGCAGTGTATGACAAAACC AATGTGATAGAGATGCATAACTACTTAACAAGTATGTACGAAGCAGGAGATGCGAGATCTGCTCTAATTGCTATGGTCCAGAAACTTCAACATGCCAAAAATGGTGTTGACATTGTTTCCGAGAGCCGA ATACGAACCCATTTCGCAAGACCTAATTGGAGGAAGGTTTTTTCTGAATTGTCAAACAAGCACGAGACTTCTCGCATAg GTGTGTTCTACTGTGGAAGTCCAACGCTTGTTCGACCGCTAAAATCACTTTGTCAGGAGTTCAGTCTCGAGTCGTCCACCCGCTTTACTTTTCACAAAGAGAATTTCTga
- a CDS encoding Protein kinase superfamily protein (Protein kinase superfamily protein; FUNCTIONS IN: protein serine/threonine kinase activity, protein kinase activity, kinase activity, ATP binding; INVOLVED IN: protein amino acid phosphorylation; LOCATED IN: cellular_component unknown; CONTAINS InterPro DOMAIN/s: Protein kinase, ATP binding site (InterPro:IPR017441), Protein kinase, catalytic domain (InterPro:IPR000719), Serine/threonine-protein kinase-like domain (InterPro:IPR017442), Protein kinase-like domain (InterPro:IPR011009), Serine/threonine-protein kinase, active site (InterPro:IPR008271); BEST Arabidopsis thaliana protein match is: Protein kinase superfamily protein (TAIR:AT3G46140.1); Has 119660 Blast hits to 118657 proteins in 4236 species: Archae - 156; Bacteria - 13379; Metazoa - 44420; Fungi - 11857; Plants - 30331; Viruses - 624; Other Eukaryotes - 18893 (source: NCBI BLink).) produces the protein MEMIETEISLSGYHKRYGHLKFIELSDPPLTKRPRYSPSVIPPLPDQNPIFTLKLSPILLKNNKRKRFTPKSSSSLSVEEITKQVFDGVVRKSSSWIKSEFLGRGSYGSVYLATSKKAKTKTTMAIKSAEISRASSLMDEERILTRLSSPFIVRCYGHEIAREETLFGGERTNYNLILEYCSGKSLFDLVNSNLGGLSEKDVKLLARDILYGLDYIHRANIIHCDIKPENILLAPVENRIRPNGYVAKIGDFGLALEKGSSEYEKASGHRRGTTRYMSPELIRHGIVDYAVDTWAFGCTVLEMLTGQQVWGEHSDLGSVDWDILIGQSCYIPYIPDWLSEEAQHFLSRCLKRDPASSCKMKYPTLYLVCVSGSFGK, from the exons atggagatGATAGAGACAGAGATTTCGTTGTCTGGTTACCACAAAAGATATGGTCATCTCAAATTCATCGAGTTATCAGACCCTCCTCTCACAAAAAGACCTAGATATTCACCCTCGGTGATCCCTCCTCTTCCTGATCAAAACCCTATTTTCACTCTTAAACTATCTCCGATCCTTCTGAAGAACAATAAAAGGAAGAGATTTACACCGAAGAGTAGTAGTAGTCTCAGTGTTGAAGAGATAACCAAACAAGTATTCGACGGAGTAGTCAGAAAGTCTTCATCTTGGATCAAGTCTGAGTTCCTTGGAAGAGGCTCTTACGGTTCGGTTTATCTGGCGACAAGTAAGAAGGCCAAAACTAAAACGACCATGGCGATCAAATCTGCAGAGATTTCACGAGCTTCGAGTCTAATGGACGAGGAAAGAATATTAACCCGTCTCTCATCTCCTTTCATCGTTCGTTGCTATGGCCACGAGATTGCACGCGAGGAGACTCTGTTCGGTGGCGAGAGAACGAATTACAATTTGATTCTCGAGTATTGCTCTGGCAAAAGCCTCTTCGACTTGGTCAACAGTAACCTTGGAGGATTGTCAGAGAAAGATGTGAAACTTCTTGCTAGAGATATCCTTTACGGTCTCGACTACATCCACAGGGCAAACATTATTCATTGTGACATCAAACCGGAAAATATCTTACTAGCCCCTGTCGAGAACCGGATAAGACCTAATGGGTACGTGGCAAAGATTGGGGATTTCGGTTTAGCATTGGAGAAGGGTTCAAGCGAGTATGAAAAAGCATCAGGTCATAGGAGAGGCACAACGCGATACATGTCTCCGGAGCTTATACGACATGGGATTGTTGATTACGCTGTTGACACGTGGGCTTTCGGATGCACAGTTTTGGAAATGTTAACGGGACAACAAGTATGGGGAGAACATAGTGATCTCGGTTCTGTAGATTGGGACATTCTCATCGGTCAAAGCTGTTACATTCCTTATATACCGGATTGGTTATCTGAAGAAGCACAGCATTTTCTCAGCAGATGTTTAAAAAGGGACCCTGCTTCAAG ttGTAAGATGAAGTATCCAACTCTCTATTTGGTATGTGTTTCTGGAAGTTTTGGTAAATGA
- the PHOT1 gene encoding phototropin 1 (phototropin 1 (PHOT1); FUNCTIONS IN: protein binding, protein serine/threonine kinase activity, FMN binding, kinase activity, blue light photoreceptor activity; INVOLVED IN: in 8 processes; LOCATED IN: internal side of plasma membrane, vacuole, cytoplasm; EXPRESSED IN: 23 plant structures; EXPRESSED DURING: 13 growth stages; CONTAINS InterPro DOMAIN/s: PAC motif (InterPro:IPR001610), Protein kinase, ATP binding site (InterPro:IPR017441), Serine/threonine-protein kinase domain (InterPro:IPR002290), PAS fold (InterPro:IPR013767), PAS (InterPro:IPR000014), PAS-associated, C-terminal (InterPro:IPR000700), Serine/threonine-protein kinase-like domain (InterPro:IPR017442), Protein kinase-like domain (InterPro:IPR011009), Serine/threonine-protein kinase, active site (InterPro:IPR008271), Protein kinase, catalytic domain (InterPro:IPR000719); BEST Arabidopsis thaliana protein match is: phototropin 2 (TAIR:AT5G58140.1); Has 112705 Blast hits to 107868 proteins in 3419 species: Archae - 296; Bacteria - 19357; Metazoa - 40871; Fungi - 12339; Plants - 20501; Viruses - 442; Other Eukaryotes - 18899 (source: NCBI BLink).): MEPTEKPSTKPSSRTLPRDTRGSLEVFNPSTQLTRPDNPVFRPEPPAWQNLSDPRGTSPQPRPQQEPAPSNPVRSDQEIAVTTSWMALKDPSPETISKKTITAEKPQKSAVAAEQRAAEWGLVLKTDTKTGKPQGVGVRNSGGTENDPNGKKTTSQRNSQNSCRSSGEMSDGDVPGGRSGIPRVSEDLKDALSTFQQTFVVSDATKPDYPIMYASAGFFNMTGYTSKEVVGRNCRFLQGSGTDADELAKIRETLAAGNNYCGRILNYKKDGTSFWNLLTIAPIKDESGKVLKFIGMQVEVSKHTEGAKEKALRPNGLPESLIRYDARQKDMATNSVTELVEAVKRPRALSESTNLHPFMTKSESDELPKKPARRMSENVVPSGRRNSGGGRRNSMQRINEIPEKKSRKSSLSFMGIKKKSESLDESIDDGFIEYGEEDDEISDRDERPESVDDKVRQKEMRKGIDLATTLERIEKNFVITDPRLPDNPIIFASDSFLELTEYSREEILGRNCRFLQGPETDLTTVKKIRNAIDNQTEVTVQLINYTKSGKKFWNIFHLQPMRDQKGEVQYFIGVQLDGSKHVEPVRNVIEETAVKEGEDLVKKTAVNIDEAVRELPDANMTPEDLWANHSKVVHCKPHRKDSPPWIAIQKVLESGEPIGLKHFKPVKPLGSGDTGSVHLVELVGTDQLFAMKAMDKAVMLNRNKVHRARAEREILDLLDHPFLPALYASFQTKTHICLITDYYPGGELFMLLDRQPRKVLKEDAVRFYAAQVVVALEYLHCQGIIYRDLKPENVLIQGNGDISLSDFDLSCLTSCKPQLLIPSIDEKKKKKQQKSQQTPIFMAEPMRASNSFVGTEEYIAPEIISGAGHTSAVDWWALGILMYEMLYGYTPFRGKTRQKTFTNVLQKDLKFPASIPASLQVKQLIFRLLQRDPKKRLGCFEGANEVKQHSFFKGINWALIRCTNPPELETPIFSGEAENGEKVVDPELEDLQTNVF, translated from the exons ATGGAACCAACAGAAAAACCATCGACCAAACCATCTTCTCGGACTCTACCTAGAGACACTCGTGGCTCTCTCGAAGTATTCAACCCGTCAACTCAGCTGACCCGACCCGATAACCCGGTGTTCCGTCCTGAACCACCAGCGTGGCAAAACTTGAGTGATCCACGTGGCACCAGTCCTCAACCCCGACCACAACAAGAACCAGCTCCATCCAACCCTGTTCGGTCTGATCAAGAAATCGCTGTCACGACCTCATGGATGGCTCTGAAAGACCCATCACCGGAGACAATCTCCAAGAAGACGATCACCGCCGAGAAACCACAGAAGTCGGCGGTGGCGGCTGAGCAGAGAGCGGCAGAGTGGGGATTGGTTTTGAAGACCGATACAAAGACGGGAAAGCCACAAGGAGTAGGCGTGAGGAACTCTGGTGGAACTGAGAATGATCCTAACGGGAAAAAGACTACATCGCAGAGAAACTCGCAAAACTCTTGCCGGAGCTCCGGTGAGATGTCGGACGGAGATGTTCCCGGCGGGAGGAGTGGGATTCCAAGAGTATCGGAAGATCTAAAAGATGCGTTGTCGACGTTTCAACAAACGTTTGTGGTCTCAGATGCTACAAAACCTGATTATCCGATTATGTATGCAAGTGCTGGTTTCTTCAATATGACTGGTTACACTTCCAAAGAAGTCGTCGGCAGAAACTG CCGATTTTTACAAGGATCAGGTACAGATGCAGATGAGTTAGCAAAGATAAGAGAGACATTAGCTGCTGGTAACAATTATTGTGGGCGTATATTGAATTACAAGAAAGATGGGACCTCTTTTTGGAATCTTCTCACGATTGCTCCCATTAAAGACGAGAGTGGCAAAGTCCTCAAATTTATCGG AATGCAAGTGGAGGTGAGCAAGCACACTGAAGGGGCCAAAGAAAAGGCTTTGAGGCCCAATGGGCTTCCGGAATCTCTGATTCGATACGATG cCCGCCAAAAAGATATGGCGACAAACTCAGTGACAGAGCTAGTAGAGGCGGTGAAGAGACCTCGGGCACTAAGCGAATCGACGAATCTCCATCCCTTCATGACAAAATCGGAGAGCGATGAACTTCCGAAAAAACCAGCTCGGCGAATGTCCGAAAATGTTGTTCCGTCAGGCCGAAGAAACTCTGGCGGCGGAAGAAGAAACTCGATGCAGCGAATCAACGAAATTCCCGagaaaaaatctagaaaatcTTCCCTTTCCTTCATGGG gatcaagaagaagagcgaATCTTTGGATGAATCTATAGACGATGGATTTATAGAgtatggagaagaagacgatgagaTTAGTGATAGGGACGAGAGACCTGAGAGTGTGGATGATAAAGTGAGACAAAAGGAAATGAGAAAGGGTATTGATCTAGCTACTACACTCGAACGTATCGAGAAGAATTTCGTCATCACTGATCCTAGGCTTCCCGATAATCCCATT ATTTTTGCATCTGATAGTTTCTTGGAGCTCACGGAATATAGCCGTGAAGAAATTCTTGGAAGAAATTGCAG GTTTCTACAAGGTCCAGAGACTGATCTAACCACAGTGAAGAAGATTCGAAATGCTATTGATAACCAAACCGAAGTGACAGTTCAGCTCATCAACTACACCAAGAGCG GAAAGAAGTTCTGGAACATTTTCCACTTGCAACCTATGCGTGATCAGAAG GGAGAAGTACAATACTTTATTGGAGTTCAACTAGACGGGAGCAAGCACGTAGAACCAGTTCGCAATGTCATTGAAGAAACCGCAGTGAAAGAGGGAGAAGACCTG GTGAAAAAAACAGCTGTGAATATCGATGAAGCGGTTCGAGAACTTCCTGATGCCAACATG ACACCAGAGGATTTATGGGCAAACCACTCAAAGGTTGTTCATTGTAAGCCTCACAGGAAAGATTCACCACCATGGATAGCTATCCAAAAGGTGTTGGAAAGTGGTGAACCGATTGGTTTGAAGCATTTCAAACCGGTGAAACCTTTGGGTTCTGGTGACACAGGAAG TGTGCATCTAGTGGAACTCGTTGGAACAGATCAGTTGTTTGCAATGAAAGCAATGGACAAGGCTGTTATGCTTAACCGAAACAAA GTACATAGAGCTAGAGCTGAGAGAGAGATCCTAGATTTGCTTGACCATCCTTTTCTTCCTGCACTCTACGCTTCTTTTCAG ACAAAAACACATATATGTCTTATAACAGATTACTATCCAGGAGGAGAACTCTTCATGCTCCTAGATCGACAACCTAGGAAGGTTCTCAAAGAAGATGCTGTAAG ATTCTATGCTGCTCAAGTTGTCGTTGCACTCGAGTATCTTCACTGTCAAG GAATAATTTACCGAGACTTGAAACCGGAAAACGTTTTAATCCAAGGCAATGGCGATATCTCTTTGTCGGATTTTGATCTGTCTTGCTTGACATCTTGCAAACCTCAG CTGTTGATTCCGAGTATagacgagaagaagaagaaaaagcaacaaaagagTCAACAAACTCCAATCTTCATGGCTGAACCAATGCGTGCATCAAACTCATTTGTTGGCACTGAAGAGTACATTGCTCCG GAAATTATATCCGGAGCAGGACATACGAGTGCAGTAGACTGGTGGGCTCTTGGTATACTTATGTATGAAATGTTATACGGATACACTCCTTTTAGAGGAAAAACAAGACAGAAGACTTTCACCAATGTTCTTCAAAAAGATCTCAAGTTTCCAGCTAGCATTCCT GCAAGTCTTCAAGTGAAACAGCTGATTTTTAGGCTGTTACAACGAGATCCGAAGAAAAGACTAGGTTGTTTTGAAGGAGCAAATGAAGTCAAGCAACATTCTTTCTTCAAAGGCATAAATTGGGCTCTGATTCGATGCACG AACCCTCCAGAGCTCGAGACTCCGATATTTTCTGGTGAAGCTGAAAACGGAGAGAAAGTTGTTGATCCTGAGCTAGAAGATCTgcaaacaaatgttttttga
- a CDS encoding Plant protein 1589 of unknown function (Plant protein 1589 of unknown function; CONTAINS InterPro DOMAIN/s: Conserved hypothetical protein CHP01589, plant (InterPro:IPR006476); BEST Arabidopsis thaliana protein match is: unknown protein (TAIR:AT2G11620.1); Has 30201 Blast hits to 17322 proteins in 780 species: Archae - 12; Bacteria - 1396; Metazoa - 17338; Fungi - 3422; Plants - 5037; Viruses - 0; Other Eukaryotes - 2996 (source: NCBI BLink).), which translates to MSPSSLATLALDDTPGLTVNKLQIPNDHQNQFHSYQWSTTTNHIPLNQLPIPNGQQNHLHQNQWSTPNHQACTLGAPTVQPAANDQTFFSIGTNLGAPTVPPGANDHWFPYSDPACTNLGAPAVPPEANSQWLPYTDHAYNYPVVYSTGAPAATAQWPTSNDFLPIDTGAPTFAKVPTAAFDHFANGFGEDINNSSPNFQPMDPSTAKLLTQLDHLQQDPYGQYQLPLQVLKKPSLEELRKLPYEVDNVLRYDGNNNGLQGELMKPEKPPQDLYGQCQPQPQIQQNLQYEANNNGLQYDEHNNWLQGVLTQPEKPLQDLYGECQQNLSVEDLLTLVYEANNNELLGVIPQQHRYHQEKETMQTQGDPLN; encoded by the exons ATGAGTCCTTCAAGCTTGGCAACGTTGGCATTGGATGATACACCTGGTCTAACAG TAAACAAGTTGCAGATTCCTAatgatcatcaaaatcaatttcattCTTATCAATGGTCTACTACAACTAATCATATACCTT TAAACCAATTGCCGATTCCAAATGGTCAacaaaatcatcttcatcaaaacCAATGGTCTACACCAAATCATCAAGCTT GTACTCTTGGAGCTCCTACCGTTCAACCAGCAGCTAATGATCAAACCTTTTTCTCCATAGGTACCAATCTGGGAGCTCCTACCGTTCCACCAGGAGCTAATGATCACTGGTTTCCTTATAGTGATCCTGCGT GTACCAATCTTGGAGCTCCTGCCGTTCCACCAGAAGCTAATAGTCAATGGTTGCCATATACTGATCATGCGT ATAACTATCCTGTTGTATATTCAACCGGTGCACCAGCAGCCACTGCTCAATGGCCAACATCTAATGATTTCCTTCCCATAGATACTGGAGCTCCAACTTTTGCAAAAGTACCTACTGCGGCATTTGACCATTTTGCAAATGGTTTTGGAGAAGATATTAACAATAGCAGCCCAAATTTCCAGCCGATGGATCCTTCAACAGCAAAACTACTAACACAACTCGACCACCTGCAACAAGACCCATATGGACAATACCAACTGCCACTGCAGGTTCTAAAAAAACCCTCACTAGAAGAGCTGCGAAAACTTCCATATGAAGTAGACAACGTGCTGCGATATGATGGAAACAACAACGGGCTGCAAGGAGAACTAATGAAACCCGAAAAGCCGCCACAAGACCTATATGGACAATGCCAACCGCAACCGCAGATCCAACAAAACCTTCAatatgaagcaaacaacaacgGGTTGCAATATGATGAACACAACAACTGGCTGCAAGGAGTACTAACGCAACCCGAGAAGCCACTACAAGACCTATATGGAGAATGCCAACAGAATCTCTCAGTAGAAGATCTGCTAACTCTTGTatatgaagcaaacaacaacgAACTGCTAGGAGTAATACCGCAGCAACATCGTTATCATCAGGAAAAAGAGACAATGCAGACACAAGGAGATCCACTGAATTGA